The stretch of DNA TAGCACCACCATGTTGGCGTTGGGGGCGCTGCTGGCCGGTTGCCAGGTCACACCGGGCCCCATCTTCCCGCCGGTGGATCCGCCCCTGGTGTGGCCGGCACCGCCGGAGACGCCCCGGATTCGCTACGTGGGCACGCTCACCGGGGAGGAGAGTCTCGGCGCCCAGCCCGGTTTCTGGGAAACCATTGGCGCGGCGGTCACCGGGCTGCGGCCGCGAGCGGTGTTCGTGAAGCCGGCAGCGGTTGCCGTGGCTGGAGAGCGCGTCTTCGTCGCCGACACCGGCGCCGCGGTGGTCCATGTGCTAAACCTCGCAACGCGCGAGTACCTGTTCGTCCGGGGCGACCCGGAGGATCCCCTGCGCGTTCCGATCGCGCTGGCCATCGTGGGGGGCGAAGTAGCGGTCGTGGACCGTGTACGGGCCGCGGTTGAATTCTTCACCCCGGACGGCCGCTGGTTGCGCACGGCGCGCTGGCCGGAGATCACGGCGCCGGTTGCCATCGCGGCCGGACCGCCGGAGGGGCCGCGTTTCTGGCTCGCAGATGCCCAGGCACACGCGGTCTTTGCGGTTGCCGCGAACGGGAGCGTGCAGGCGTTCGGGGCACGTGGTCTGGCGCCGGGTGAGTTCAATTTCCCGATCGCGCTCGCGTTTCAGCCGGCAGTGGGCCTGGTCGTCGCGGACGCCATGAACTTCCGCATTCAGACACTCGCGCCGGACGGTACCCCCCGGAGCCGTTTTGGGCGCAAAGGTGACGCGGCCGGTGACTTGGCGCTGCCGCGCGGGGTGGCGGTGGATGCCGGTGGGCACATTTATGTACTGGACAATCAGTTCGAAAACGTGCAAGTTTTTGACCGTGAAGGACGGCTGCTGCTGGCCTGGGGCCAGGGCGGAGCGGCGGCGGGCGAGTTTTCGCTGCCGTCGGGTCTCGTGATCGACGCGCGCGACCGGATCTGGATCGCAGACAGTGCCAATCGCCGCGTTCAGGTATTCGAATTTCTGCCGGAGGGCACGGCATGGCCCGCTTCGCCCTGATCCTGTTTGTTTCGCTGCTCCTCGCGGTGACGGCTGCGTGGGCAGACGACAGTGTGCTGAATTCCAAGCATGATCTTTCGGTCTTCGGGCCGGGTCCGGTGCGGGCGCTGGAGGAAGACCAGGTCTGCATCTTCTGCCATGCCCCGCACAATGCGAGCCCGGTGGCGCCGCTGTGGAACCGGCACAATCCGACCACGCACTACCGTATCTACCGCAGTACATCTTTGGACGCACGCGTTGATCAGCCCGGTCCGGCCAGCAAGTTGTGCCTGAGTTGTCACGACGGCAGCATCGCTTTGGGGCTGACCCTGGATCGGCCACTGACCCAACCGATCCCGATGACGCACCTGTACATGCCGAGCGGACCATCAGATCTGACGAATGACCTGTCCGACGATCACCCGATCGGCTTCCGCTACGACCGTGCCCTGTCGAACCGCGACCCGCAGTTGCGGCCGGTGGAATTGGTGGATTCCCGGATTGTGCTGGGGCGCCGGGGCGAGGTGGAGTGCACGGCCTGCCACGACCCGCACAACAACGAACTGGGCAACTTCCTGCGCATCACGGAGCGCGAGGGGGCGCTGTGCCTGAGCTGCCACGACCTGCGCGGTTGGCGGCTCAGCGCGCATGCCCTGAGCGCGCGCAGCGTGCCGATGACCGTGACGCATGGCGAGAAACTGCCCTTTCGCTCGCTGGCGGACAACGCCTGTGCGGCCTGCCACGTATCGCACAGTGCGCCGCACCGGGAACAACTGTTGTATGACCGGCCGTCGCAACTCTGCTTGAATTGTCACGACGGAATCGGTGGTTCCAACATCCTGACGGTTGCCGGGCAGCGCAGTGGCCACCGTGTCGATCGGCGGCGGGCGCACCGCTCCTCGCCGGAGTGGCGGCCGGGCAATACCGGTCATGTCGAATGCACAGACTGCCACAATCCGCACGCGGTGCAGCAGGACGTGCTGACGGCCGCACGGCGGTTTGGGGCGGATGGGCCGTTCGTGCCGGGGGCGATGGCGGAGGTGCCGGGCATCAGCATCACGGGGGCGGAGGTGGAGCGGGCGCGCTTCTATTATGAGGTGTGTTTCCGCTGCCACGCGGATTGGCCCGCGCTGGTGCCGAACCGGATCATCCGGGCGCGGGATGCCGGCGGGAATGTGCGGCGACAGTTTCTTCCCACGGCGGCGTCGGCGCATCCGGTGGCTTTTCCGGCACGGAACAGCGCAGAGGTGCCGAGTTTGCGGCCGGAGTACCGCGGACAGGCGTTTGTCAGTTGCCAGGACTGCCATAACAACCCGGATGCGCGGGATGTGGGCGGATCGGAGGCGGCGGGGCCGCACACTTCACGGTTCGAGCCGTTACTGGTGGCACGGTACGAGACTCGGGACTTCACGATCGAATCTCAGCAGGCGTACGACTTGTGCTACAAGTGCCATGACCGGAATTCGATCCTGAACGACGAGAGCTTCGCGTTCCACAACCTGCACGTCGTACGCAGCCGGACGCCCTGCAGCGCCTGTCATACCGCGCACGGCGTGAGCGGCAGCCCGACGGAACACAGTCACCTGATCAACTTCGATACGGCGATTGTAGGTGGTGAGCGGCGGTTCATTGACCTGGGCCGCTTCAAGGGATCATGCACGCTGACGTGCCACGGGGTGCGGCACATGAACTTCACGTACGGGGAATGAGCGGCCGGCGCAGCACAAGGCCGGTACCCGCGCGGCCGCCTCACCCGATCGGACGCGGGTTCGTCTTGCCCATTCCCTCCGATCTTCTTACGCGTAGCTGTGAATGCTCACGATGAAGAAGTTCACATAGAACCAGTTGAACGTCACCATCGCGCAGCCCGCGATGGAGAGCCAGGCGGTCCAGAGGCCCTTGTTCTTCTGCACCGCGAAGCGCAGGTGGATCAGGATCGCGTAGATGATCCAGGTGTTCAGCGCGAAGACCTCCTTCGGATCCCAGCCCCACGGCCGGCCCCAGGAGTAGTCCGCCCACCAGGCGCCGAGGATGATCCCCCCGACGAACAGCAGCACGAAGATCATGTTCAGGATGATCAGGTGTGCCATGTCGATGTTGTTCAGCCAGGTCGGGATACTGCTGTGGCGCGTGTCGTCCCCCGGGGCGCCGCCGGCCATGATGGGCCGCAACGTGCTCGGTCCGCTGCCGAGGGCGAGCGCGCCGCCCTGGTCAAGCGTGGCGGCGGGGGCGGGCGCAAGAGCCGCGAAGTTCTGCAGTTTCCACCCGTAGAAGCCGCCGAGATAGACGAGCGCGACAACCGCGCCGATGTAGCTCAGTGCGTATGCCGTGATGATCATGACGGTGTGGATACGAAGCTGGATGTCGTCGAGAATTGCGGGAATCGTGTTGAGCTCGCTGTTGGGCAGAATGTACTGCCCCGAGATGCAGGCCATGAAACCGACCGCCGCGGCCGCGACCAGCAGCACGCGCGTGCGGTGGAAGCCCTCGACCAGCAGACCGACCACGATGGCGATGACGCTGGCGGCCATGACCGCTTCGAAGATATTCGCGACGGGAATGCGGGCAAGGATGTACCAGCGGAGACTCATGCCATAAGTATGAATCCCGAGGCCCAAGAGGGTGAACAGCAGCGTGACGATCCAAGCCCAGCGCCATTGCGTGACCAGTGCGACCACGCTGAAAAGGACGCCGACGAAGTACAGGATCCAGGCGTAGGTGAACTTACCCTGGGCGTAATAGCGGGCTTCGGCCTGCCGCTGGCTCAGTGCGGGGTAGACCTGGGCGGAAGCGAGCGCCGGTAACTGCGTCGCGAGTCGCTCCAGGTACTGCTGCACGCGGGTGGCGTCGCGCTGCATCCAGGCGCTGCGCAGCGAAGCCCACGCGGTGGTGATCTCGAGCGCCTGGGTCGGCGACAGTCCGTCGATCGGGAAACGTGACTCGACCGGCAGCGCCGCCCGCGAGAGCCCCAGTTCCCCGAGGTGTGCATCGGTCAGCGAGCCCAGCACGGTCTCGGGTGTGTGCCAGGGCTCCTTCTCGGAACCACCCGGCTGGGGCACGATCTGGAGGAACGCGTCCATGTGCATGGCGATGACCTGCGCGTGGCGCGCCCGGCTCGCGGCCGAGCGCTTGCGCGTGTCAGACTCGATGCGCGTCAGCGCCTGCGTGAAGGCGTCGGCCGACACCTGCCGCAGCGTGAAGCGCTTGTCCTTCAGGATGTCGGTGCGACGCTTCGCCGGGACGACATCCAGCAGGCCGTAGACGACCGACTCGCTCGAAACGCGCACCAGCGGGATGTCCCGATAGGCGTTGCGGTTGAAATTCCATTCGAGCATCGAGCCGACCGGCGACACACCGGGGAAGTGCTCCCGCCCGGTCATGATGGCCAGCGCCTCGCGTGAAAAGGAATCGAGCGTCTTGTAGCGGTTGCCGTCCTGCACGGCGATCAGGCCGGCGCGGCTCCAGTCGATCTGGCTGTCCATGGCCCGCAGCTCGTCCGTGCCGGGGATCGGGTCGGGCTTGCGGCAGCCCGTCAGGCCGGCGGCCGCCAGCAGCAGTGTCACACAACCCAGTGCAATCAGCTTGGTCTTCATCCTCATGCTCCGCATGTGGCGTTCAGTTCTAGGGATACGGCGGTTGGATCGATCGCCGTGGCTCAGGCGGCCTCCGGGGCGCGCAGCGAAGGTGCTGCGTTCTCGATGACCGCAACACGCTGGCGGCGACGGCGCAGCAGGACCGGCTTGACATAGAAGGCATACAAGCAGCCCAGGGTCACGATGATCCAGCCGATGTTCATCAGCAGCATGCCCTTGCGGTTGCCGACGCCGAGAATCGTCCAGCTCCAGCCGTCTTCAGCAAAGCCACTCTGGTAAAGCGTCCAACCGGCGATGTTCTGGGTCTCGTTGGTCTGTACCGTGGCGTAATCCACGTGTCCCGCGGGCGACTGCACGGCGATGTCGCTGTGCCAGCTCTTCACGCTGCGCATGCCCGGGAAGTGATCCACCGTGAGCTTCGTGGCGGTCACGGTGGCACCGAGACTGTGTCGCTTCCGAGAGTAGATCAGTTGCCAGCGGTCCTGGGTGCCGGGCAGCGTGATCTCGAGCGGCTGGGCTCCGAGATGGGGAAACTGGCTGAACATGACCCACTGGGAATCACCCCAGGCCGGCTCGACACCCTCCGGCGAAGAAATGCGTACCCGGATGGCCGAGCTCGACCGCGCGAGCGAGTCCCCGCGCCGTTGACGCAGCGGCATGAGCACGGGGACATCACGCTGACGACCATCCGTGCCGAGCCGCCGCTGCGTGCCGGTCACGAACGGGACGTAACCCGTAATTTCCACGCGGTAGGGCAGCTCATTACCGCTTTCGACAACGAGCGGCATGTCCCACCGCTCGAACCACGACGTCCGAATGTCCCAGCCCGCCATTTGGATGCGCGGCCTTGGGCGGTGGCGGCGGATGGAGTTCCCGTCGCTGTCGAGCAGTTCGCCCTCGGGTCCGATGAGGTAACGCTCGTGGTAGATCGGCAGTTTCGGCACCTGCCGCACGATCTCCTGGCCGCTGGCGAGGTGGCGGAAGTAGAGTGTCGCGCCCTGATCGTCATAGAACGTGCGCTCCGGTGGCGACCCTGCCAGCGCGAGTTGCAGCGTGCCGACGCTCTGCCATGTGCCGCGGTTGTCGTCGAGCGTGACGACTTCCGGCTGGCGGCCGGCGACATGCACGCGCACCGTGGCTCGTTGCGCGACATCCAGACCCTCACCCTCTACGCTGAGCACTTCGAGTTGCACCGGCTGCATCTGGTTCGGCAGCAGCCGGGCCCAGGTCGCCCCCGCGTAAGCCGGAAGCCGACCGAGCACGCCGGCCTGCGGCGCGGTGGTGTCGCGTACCGCGATCAGTGGCGATTGCAGCAACACGTTGCCTTCAATCTTGCTCGAAAAATAGGTCGTGGCACCCAGCGTCAGGATCAGCAGGCCCAGGTGGGCCGTGACGGACCCCGCATTGACCCAGGTCCAACGCGATCGCACCAGCGTCGTGGTGGCGATGGCCGCGAAAAAGAGCGCGCAAAGCACCACGAAGAACGGATGCGCGAACGTCTGCATATCCGTCATCTCGACTTCCCACCGGGCGGGGGCGTATGCCGAGAAGAGCGAACTGTAAACGAGGATCAGCGTCAGTAAGGTGATGCCGAACCAGACGCTCGAAAACAGCCGGACGATGGGGTTCCGGCGGGCCGCTTGTGATGGGGGCGTGTCGGGCTTCATGGGATGCTCATCCGGCGGGGGTTAGACCTGCTACAGCTTCGAGCCACGGTGCGGCTCTGATACACGCGTCATCAGTATACGGATGGTGGTACGGGTTCGCGACAAGGAAATCGGTTTTTCGGGATTGAAACCGCACCACAAATCGTCGTATTCTTTCCACCCGTGGCAGCCGGTGTTGGTGGCTTCCAAAGTCGCGCGGCTGCCGTTGACCGGCGCGCGGTGGTACTGCGCCGCCGGACCCCGCCCTTCGTGCGCAGTCTCGGTCCGTTGGATGGCTGAGGTGCGTAACGTCTCCGCTGCCCTGTGCACCGGATCGCCCGTGAGGAGTTTCCCGATGCCGTCAAATCGCTCCATGAACCGTTTCGCCACGTGGGCCGTGCTCTTCTTCGTGGCTGCTACGGGTTTTTATGCCGGTGCCCAAGCCCCGGGCGACGAAACCCTGCCCTTCCCCGCCGATCCACAGGAAAAGACACTGCTGCTGCGGCGCTATGTGCCGCTTACGCCGTACACCGGTTGGAGTCCGGCGGTCGACAGCGACCCCGGGCGCACGATGCCGTACATGGATGTGGGTGACACGTACCTCAGCCGAGCGAACCCCGACCTCAACTATGGTCGCAGTGAGCGACTCGTACTCACCGAGCCGCAGGACAAGATTCTGATCCAGTTTGGGCGGTTGTATCGCTGGATTACGGTCGGGAGCCATGTGCAGGACGTGGCGCTGATTCTGAAGCCAGATGGCACGCCCGACCCAGAGACGGAGATCGTGGTCTACCGCGTCACGCAGCCCTGGCGTGATGGGGGCGGTGACGGCATCAAGATGGTGCAGACCGTCACCTACAACCAGCGCTACTCGGAAGGGGCGGAACTGTGCAAATTCGCCCGACCCTGGACGGCGCCGGGGGGGGATCGTGACCGGCTGGAGGAACCGAGCTGGCGTGGCAAGCTGGCGGACTGCTGGGATGCGGAGCTGGGTGCGTACGTGCTGACGGGTCCGGGCTTACAGGCGGATGTGGCCGCGTGGTTGGAGCGGCACTGGCAGAACCACGGCTGGATGATTGCGCTGGCCACGGAGGAGAAGCCGTCCGAACCCCTGAAGCTCTTTGCATCAGACGTTTTTGAGGAAGCGGACCGCCCCGGACTGCGCGTGCGGTTCCAGGAGCGACCGATCGTGCGGCCGGCGAAGCCGGATCTGACGGTGACTTACATCGAACGGACGCCCAAGTACTACCGCTACAACGATAACGGGCAAACAAGCTACCTCCGGCAACCGTTCCGCGGCGACATGCCGGGCATCATGCT from Phycisphaerales bacterium encodes:
- the ccsA gene encoding cytochrome c biogenesis protein CcsA — encoded protein: MKTKLIALGCVTLLLAAAGLTGCRKPDPIPGTDELRAMDSQIDWSRAGLIAVQDGNRYKTLDSFSREALAIMTGREHFPGVSPVGSMLEWNFNRNAYRDIPLVRVSSESVVYGLLDVVPAKRRTDILKDKRFTLRQVSADAFTQALTRIESDTRKRSAASRARHAQVIAMHMDAFLQIVPQPGGSEKEPWHTPETVLGSLTDAHLGELGLSRAALPVESRFPIDGLSPTQALEITTAWASLRSAWMQRDATRVQQYLERLATQLPALASAQVYPALSQRQAEARYYAQGKFTYAWILYFVGVLFSVVALVTQWRWAWIVTLLFTLLGLGIHTYGMSLRWYILARIPVANIFEAVMAASVIAIVVGLLVEGFHRTRVLLVAAAAVGFMACISGQYILPNSELNTIPAILDDIQLRIHTVMIITAYALSYIGAVVALVYLGGFYGWKLQNFAALAPAPAATLDQGGALALGSGPSTLRPIMAGGAPGDDTRHSSIPTWLNNIDMAHLIILNMIFVLLFVGGIILGAWWADYSWGRPWGWDPKEVFALNTWIIYAILIHLRFAVQKNKGLWTAWLSIAGCAMVTFNWFYVNFFIVSIHSYA